gatAACCAAAGAAACCAATTCTGAAATAACATTACAAGAAGATTATACTACATGATTCAACTATACTAAAAGGTAATTGTTGAAGGGTATAAAATGACAGAACCATTGACTCATACAATTGTTAACCAACTTGCCAAATAGTTTCACAGAAAACATAGCTAAAATTTTATTGGAATGATGTTGCAGTCTAATAAATTCTGCAAGCAATTTATAAAACTACCCACAGAAACGACTTGTGAAACTTTGATTGAATAGAAATCATAAAATGTGTGTAAACCAATCTGTGTAAGCATACATACAATTGAAAGCTTATACCTTTTAGACATGTTTAATTGATCCCTCATCTCTTAAAAATGAAGAATAAAAATACTACTATACTAGTGAAGCTAAGCCCCTTTGGGATAATTATTCAGAAATCTAGCAATCACCACATCACAATTAAGATGCCAAACAAGCTTCCCAGAAAAGCCTGTTCTTTTCCACCTCATCCACCAATTCTTGGCCTGAATCATCAGAAACAGAGGACTTGTGGTGTTCTTGCATCTCATCATCTTCACAATATGAATTTCCATAAATACCatctttcttctcatcttcatcattcaaAGACTCATATCCATTGAGTTCAGCAGCAGCACAAATCTCATCAGAATGATGATAACTGCAAGAttgagcatcatcatcatcagtttCATAAGCATATTCACCAAAATCAACTTCAGAGTCACCAGAGGCCTCAATAAGCATCATGTCCTCCATGCCCATGTAGCAGCAACAAAGGCCACTACTACTTGCTTCTTCTGAAGATGATGTCTTGAAATCCTTCAACTGTTGCACCTAACACAATAACAAGGGCACCCCCCAGCTACTCCAACAATTGtgaaatcaaaaaataaatatggGGTGTCTTGGTTGATACTTTTTTTGTGACAGTGACAGAACAATCATTCAAAATCAAAACTTAGGCTTCCACCATATGGTAGTAGTAACTAGTCATTATTAAAAGGAGAAGGGTTCATCTCAAGTTTGTCATGGTCTTCTAGAAGGATGAATATCAATTAGCTTGTCTAATAGCAGAAAGAGACATGTTCACACACGCATTTGAGTTACATCCAATCAAGAATATCTTACATTCACGCATTCACATATTTGGAGTGTACAATTAAATATTGGTCGActcatatttttcattaaaatcgGATGATAAACATGTCTTAAAACTTAAACTGTTGATGTTGATCGATCAGACGACTTAAATTATGTGACACTGAAAAGAATGTAGGGATTTTCCATTGTAACCCTCCTTCCAACACTCATCTAGAAGAAATCAAGGACCATATGAATGAGGATTATCTTAAAAAATCTTACTATTAATTAAagaattaactaataaaaatataatatttgatGTCATGATAgtttttaaaaatgtattttttaacaTATCTTACACTTTTAATTCTCTTTAAAATACATCTCCATATTCATTGTATTTTAGTTGtcctttttttgttacatgatGTCTTCAAGCTAGATTTTGACTCTATTTCTATTTGCTTCCAGGTGTCAAAATCCATGGTTCTTGAGTCAAGCTGAACCAATCTAAGACTTTTTCCAAATCTCTTAAATCTAACTTCTAGGAACCAATCAATGGAAGAGACTTTATGAGTCCCAAAAATCCGCTGCATTCTTAATCTTTTAGAGAATAAGATATTGTTAGTCAGAGCCTAAAAATTAAGGCAgactaaagaaaaataaaaaaatattgtgacATTTTCCAACCTTAGGTTGGAATTTTGGCTTGTGTTATTGTCATGATCTGGTGAATTCCATGTTTGGTAATGGGGCTGCATATGCACATTATGGGCTAGATAGCCTCCATGAAACTTAATGTAGCCAAACTAGAAAAATCTTTGGTCAGTTTTGACCTTGTTTTCACCAACAGAAAGGTTCAAAGTAAGGACTACTTCAGGatagaaggaaagaaaataagaGTAGAAAGGCTGGTAGCTtttaacaaaggaaaaaaaGCTTGAAAATCAAAGGCCTTGTGATTTACGGTAAATAATTGAACTTGACCTGAGAATTGTTAAATAAACGTGTGCCAGAATAAACTACTGAAATAGCCGTGTGCT
This is a stretch of genomic DNA from Lotus japonicus ecotype B-129 chromosome 1, LjGifu_v1.2. It encodes these proteins:
- the LOC130732706 gene encoding uncharacterized protein LOC130732706 translates to MGMEDMMLIEASGDSEVDFGEYAYETDDDDAQSCSYHHSDEICAAAELNGYESLNDEDEKKDGIYGNSYCEDDEMQEHHKSSVSDDSGQELVDEVEKNRLFWEACLAS